In the genome of Fusarium oxysporum f. sp. lycopersici 4287 supercont2.46 genomic scaffold, whole genome shotgun sequence, one region contains:
- a CDS encoding urea amidohydrolase (urease) alpha subunit — MHYTPREVEKLLFSQAGRLAQRRLAHGKKLNHLESSALIATVLQEIIHNQDYSVADLMKLGKGILGRRHVHPPVVGTLKQMQVEGTFKTGTHLITIHNPISTDEGDLKMALYGSFLPIPTSDLFPAVNEADFHPLAMPGAIRPADTGDIVLNAGRSRVRLTVTNQGTRAVHIGSHFHFMETNPDLDFDRGKAYGYHLDLPAGEFLRFEPNEPKTVTLVQVGGSRIIQGGSGYTKGPVDPTNVQKILQQLQQAGYRHSLEGSTEQQTVKPCSISREKYASAYGPTTGDCIRLGSTDLWVKVEKDCTSYGDECTLGCGKTIRDGMGAASGCSDADCLDLAIINAVIIDWTGIFKADIGVKDGAIVGIGKAGNPATMDGVSDNMVIGSNTDIIDAGGKIVTAGGIDTHVHNICPQQAFEAISSGITTLFGGGTGPSTSSTAVNGTASKKYIRQMMQACDQLPLNFGLVGKGSDSERVGLLDQIKAGVIALKLHEDFGCTPSTIDNCLNVCEEQDIQCHIHTDGLNEAGFLEHTTAIFKGRSIHVYHVEGAGGGHAPDVIKLVSYPNVLPSSTTPTMPFTTNTIDEHIDMAANCHRLSKDNPDDASFLKNRIREETISAEDILHDIGAISIMSSDSQAMGRSAEVLTCTWKAAHKNKVQRGPLDEDKDTGADNFRVKRFISKYTINPAITQGINHAVGSIEAGKLADLVIWDPAEFGTKPFQVLKKGFITYAQMGDPNGAVADVEPLIGRPMYGALHPESSVMFVSQASIAQGGDVHSYNLKKQIEVVKNCRTVKKGDLKYNSATPKVDVDPETLVVTCDGKELRSEPASSLPLTRQSFLY; from the exons ATGCACTACACGCCCCGTGAG gtcgagaagcttctcttTTCCCAGGCGGGCCGTCTTGCACAGAGGCGTCTGGCCCatggaaagaagctcaatCATCTCGAATCTAGT GCTCTCATCGCTACTGTTCTCCAAGAA ATCATCCATAACCAAGATTACTCCGTCGCTGATCTCATGAAACTGGGAAAAGGCATTTTGGGACGCCGGCATGTCCATCCTCCTGTCGTGGGTACGCTCAAGCAGATGCAGGTCGAAGGAACCTTCAAGACGGGAACTCATTTGATTACTATCCACAATCCGATCAGCACTGATGAAGGTGACTTGAAGATGGCTCTTTATGGAAGCTTCCTTCCGATTCCTACTTCGGACCTGTTTCCTGCTGTTAATGAAGCAGACTTCCATCCGTTGGCGATGCCAGGCGCGATCCGTCCGGCGGACACTGGGGACATCGTTCTCAATGCTGGTCGCAGCCGAGTGAGACTTACCGTCACGAACCAGGGTACTCGGGCAGTTCAT ATCGGCTCTCACTTTCACTTCATGGAAACAAACCCCGATCTCGACTTCGACCGCGGAAAGGCCTACGGCTATCACCTCGATCTTCCGGCTGGAGAGTTTCTGCGCTTTGAGCCGAATGAACCGAAGACAGTGACTCTCGTTCAGGTTGGAGGTTCTAGGATCATCCAGGGCGGAAGTGGCTACACCAAAGGTCCTGTCGATCCCACCAACGTTCAGAAGATCTTACAGCAACTGCAACAGGCCGGGTATCGACACTCACTTGAGGGGTCAACAGAACAACAAACTGTCAAGCCTTGCTCAATTAGTAGGGAGAAGTATGCTTCTGCATACGGACCCACGACAGGTGACTGTATTCGTCTTGGCTCAACTGACCTCTGGGTCAAAGTCGAGAAAGATTGTACGTCGTATGGCGATGAGTGCACATTGGGTTGCGGCAAGACTATTCGAGATGGGATGGGAGCTGCAAGTGGATGCTCCGACGCGGACTGTCTTGACTTGGCTATTATCAACGCTGTTATCATTGATTGGACGGGCATCTTCAAGGCCGACATTGGCGTCAAGGATGGTGCTATTGTCGGCATTGGAAAGGCTGGTAACCCAGCTACGATGGATGGTGTCTCTGATAACATGGTTATTGGGTCAAACACCGACATCATTGACGCTGGAGGTAAGATTGTCACTGCTGGTGGAATCGATACTCATGTCCACAATATCTGCCCCCAGCAGGCATTTGAGGCCATCTCATCCGGTATCACGACGCTCTTTGGAGGAGGTACTGGCCCAAG CACCTCATCTACAGCAGTCAATGGCACTGCTAGCAAGAAGTACATCCGACAAATGATGCAAGCATGCGATCAACTTCCCCTCAACTTTGGCCTCGTCGGAAAGGGCAGCGACTCCGAAAGGGTCGGTCTTCTCGATCAGATCAAAGCTGGCGTCATCGCACTGAAGCTGCACGAGGACTTTGGCTGTACGCCTTCAACAATCGACAACTGCTTGAA TGTCTGCGAAGAGCAAGACATTCAATGCCATATCCACACCGACGGCCTCAACGAAGCAGGCTTCCTCGAACACACCACAGCAATCTTCAAAGGGCGTAGCATTCACGTGTACCATGTTGAAGGTGCAGGCGGTGGTCATGCGCCAGACGTGATCAAACTAGTCTCGTATCCCAACGTTCTCCCGAGCAGCACGACTCCCACGATGCCTTTTACGACGAACACTATCGATGAGCACATCGACATGGCTGCCAACTGCCATCGCCTGTCGAAGGATAACCCCGACGATGCCTCGTTCCTGAAGAACCGAATCAGGGAGGAGACAATCTCAGCTGAGGATATTCTCCATGATATTGGGGCTATTAGCATCATGTCATCGGACTCTCAAGCTATGGGCCGATCAGCCGAGGTGCTGACGTGCACTTGGAAAGCAGCGCATAAGAACAAGGTTCAACGCGGACCGTTGGATGAAGACAAGGATACTGGTGCAGATAACTTCCGCGTCAAACGGTTCATCAGCAAGTATACCATCAATCCTGCGATCACGCAAGGAATCAACCATGCTGTTGGTAGTATTGAAGCTGGTAAACTGGCGGACTTGGTGATTTGGGACCCAGCTGAGTTTGGAACGAAGCCATTCCAGGTTTTGAAGAAGGGCTTTATTACCTATGCACAGATG GGTGACCCCAACGGAGC TGTCGCAGATGTCGAACCTTTGATCGGCCGACCCATGTATGGA GCTCTACATCCCGAGTCGAGCGTCATGTTTGTATCCCAAGCAAGCATCGCACAAGGTGGTGACGTCCACTCGTATAACCTCAAGAAACAGAttgaggttgtcaagaacTGCCGAACGGTAAAGAAGGGCGATCTGAAGTACAACAGTGCTACACCAAAGGTTGATGTAGACCCTGAGACTCTG GTTGTTACTTGCGATGGAAAGGAACTCAGGTCCGAGCCGGCGAGCTCTCTTCCTCTGACGAGACAATCGTTCTTGTACTAG
- a CDS encoding urea amidohydrolase (urease) alpha subunit: MHYTPREVEKLLFSQAGRLAQRRLAHGKKLNHLESSALIATVLQEIIHNQDYSVADLMKLGKGILGRRHVHPPVVGTLKQMQVEGTFKTGTHLITIHNPISTDEGDLKMALYGSFLPIPTSDLFPAVNEADFHPLAMPGAIRPADTGDIVLNAGRSRVRLTVTNQGTRAVHIGSHFHFMETNPDLDFDRGKAYGYHLDLPAGEFLRFEPNEPKTVTLVQVGGSRIIQGGSGYTKGPVDPTNVQKILQQLQQAGYRHSLEGSTEQQTVKPCSISREKYASAYGPTTGDCIRLGSTDLWVKVEKDCTSYGDECTLGCGKTIRDGMGAASGCSDADCLDLAIINAVIIDWTGIFKADIGVKDGAIVGIGKAGNPATMDGVSDNMVIGSNTDIIDAGGKIVTAGGIDTHVHNICPQQAFEAISSGITTLFGGGTGPSTSSTAVNGTASKKYIRQMMQACDQLPLNFGLVGKGSDSERVGLLDQIKAGVIALKLHEDFGCTPSTIDNCLNVCEEQDIQCHIHTDGLNEAGFLEHTTAIFKGRSIHVYHVEGAGGGHAPDVIKLVSYPNVLPSSTTPTMPFTTNTIDEHIDMAANCHRLSKDNPDDASFLKNRIREETISAEDILHDIGAISIMSSDSQAMGRSAEVLTCTWKAAHKNKVQRGPLDEDKDTGADNFRVKRFISKYTINPAITQGINHAVGSIEAGKLADLVIWDPAEFGTKPFQVLKKGFITYAQMGDPNGAVADVEPLIGRPMYGVSTASQSLIEKFLT; encoded by the exons ATGCACTACACGCCCCGTGAG gtcgagaagcttctcttTTCCCAGGCGGGCCGTCTTGCACAGAGGCGTCTGGCCCatggaaagaagctcaatCATCTCGAATCTAGT GCTCTCATCGCTACTGTTCTCCAAGAA ATCATCCATAACCAAGATTACTCCGTCGCTGATCTCATGAAACTGGGAAAAGGCATTTTGGGACGCCGGCATGTCCATCCTCCTGTCGTGGGTACGCTCAAGCAGATGCAGGTCGAAGGAACCTTCAAGACGGGAACTCATTTGATTACTATCCACAATCCGATCAGCACTGATGAAGGTGACTTGAAGATGGCTCTTTATGGAAGCTTCCTTCCGATTCCTACTTCGGACCTGTTTCCTGCTGTTAATGAAGCAGACTTCCATCCGTTGGCGATGCCAGGCGCGATCCGTCCGGCGGACACTGGGGACATCGTTCTCAATGCTGGTCGCAGCCGAGTGAGACTTACCGTCACGAACCAGGGTACTCGGGCAGTTCAT ATCGGCTCTCACTTTCACTTCATGGAAACAAACCCCGATCTCGACTTCGACCGCGGAAAGGCCTACGGCTATCACCTCGATCTTCCGGCTGGAGAGTTTCTGCGCTTTGAGCCGAATGAACCGAAGACAGTGACTCTCGTTCAGGTTGGAGGTTCTAGGATCATCCAGGGCGGAAGTGGCTACACCAAAGGTCCTGTCGATCCCACCAACGTTCAGAAGATCTTACAGCAACTGCAACAGGCCGGGTATCGACACTCACTTGAGGGGTCAACAGAACAACAAACTGTCAAGCCTTGCTCAATTAGTAGGGAGAAGTATGCTTCTGCATACGGACCCACGACAGGTGACTGTATTCGTCTTGGCTCAACTGACCTCTGGGTCAAAGTCGAGAAAGATTGTACGTCGTATGGCGATGAGTGCACATTGGGTTGCGGCAAGACTATTCGAGATGGGATGGGAGCTGCAAGTGGATGCTCCGACGCGGACTGTCTTGACTTGGCTATTATCAACGCTGTTATCATTGATTGGACGGGCATCTTCAAGGCCGACATTGGCGTCAAGGATGGTGCTATTGTCGGCATTGGAAAGGCTGGTAACCCAGCTACGATGGATGGTGTCTCTGATAACATGGTTATTGGGTCAAACACCGACATCATTGACGCTGGAGGTAAGATTGTCACTGCTGGTGGAATCGATACTCATGTCCACAATATCTGCCCCCAGCAGGCATTTGAGGCCATCTCATCCGGTATCACGACGCTCTTTGGAGGAGGTACTGGCCCAAG CACCTCATCTACAGCAGTCAATGGCACTGCTAGCAAGAAGTACATCCGACAAATGATGCAAGCATGCGATCAACTTCCCCTCAACTTTGGCCTCGTCGGAAAGGGCAGCGACTCCGAAAGGGTCGGTCTTCTCGATCAGATCAAAGCTGGCGTCATCGCACTGAAGCTGCACGAGGACTTTGGCTGTACGCCTTCAACAATCGACAACTGCTTGAA TGTCTGCGAAGAGCAAGACATTCAATGCCATATCCACACCGACGGCCTCAACGAAGCAGGCTTCCTCGAACACACCACAGCAATCTTCAAAGGGCGTAGCATTCACGTGTACCATGTTGAAGGTGCAGGCGGTGGTCATGCGCCAGACGTGATCAAACTAGTCTCGTATCCCAACGTTCTCCCGAGCAGCACGACTCCCACGATGCCTTTTACGACGAACACTATCGATGAGCACATCGACATGGCTGCCAACTGCCATCGCCTGTCGAAGGATAACCCCGACGATGCCTCGTTCCTGAAGAACCGAATCAGGGAGGAGACAATCTCAGCTGAGGATATTCTCCATGATATTGGGGCTATTAGCATCATGTCATCGGACTCTCAAGCTATGGGCCGATCAGCCGAGGTGCTGACGTGCACTTGGAAAGCAGCGCATAAGAACAAGGTTCAACGCGGACCGTTGGATGAAGACAAGGATACTGGTGCAGATAACTTCCGCGTCAAACGGTTCATCAGCAAGTATACCATCAATCCTGCGATCACGCAAGGAATCAACCATGCTGTTGGTAGTATTGAAGCTGGTAAACTGGCGGACTTGGTGATTTGGGACCCAGCTGAGTTTGGAACGAAGCCATTCCAGGTTTTGAAGAAGGGCTTTATTACCTATGCACAGATG GGTGACCCCAACGGAGC TGTCGCAGATGTCGAACCTTTGATCGGCCGACCCATGTATGGAGTAAGTACTGCTTCGCAATCATTGATTGAGAAATTTCTGACGTAG